caagatgccctgactgtctggatgaacagagacgatttgtcctataggccactctgaacgTGGCTTATCTctgtccaccagaactatgtcaccgcggttcaagttaattctgttgtaggggttatttgccccgtaatgatactccctcagagcagtaaagtattctcgagtccatacgtcattccactgACTTATCACCCTTGATACatgcttgaaacgttgaaccaaatcactctctcggACATATAgtggatcctctggttcctcgtccGTAAGGTACACTAGGGTGCTGAGAGGTcttccatacatcagatgagctggactaAATGGCTCACGTTgtaaaacatcatcagagaggtaggtaagtggtcggttgttaACTTGCACTTCTATTTCTATAGCAACGGTTTGGAGCTCctgtaggtcaatcttttggcggtgtagggttttccatAGAGAACGTTTCACTGTACCAATCATGCAATCATAGAAGCCTCCGTGCCATGCTGCTCTGGGAGGCatgaatttccagtggcactgctATTGATTTAGAGCAGTACGCACCagtgggtgtgtccagattttcctcatgCTTTtcagacatgcttctcctgccactaagttggacccattgtctgagatcattaacttaggacagGATCTACATGAAGCAAACCtacggaaagcctgtaagaatgcctctgcactcatatcgggagtcacttctagatggactgtccttgttgtggcacaagtgaaAAAACAGATATATGCCTTTACTGGTTTTTTGTCCTTGGTGCCtgttagtgttagtgctcctgtgaaatccaCTCCTAAAGCCTCAAAGGACAAATATGTAAAACTCGTTCTTttgggagtggaggaggtcctgGATATGGACatactctggcatcgtatctcagGCAAATAACACAGGATTTAATTATGGATTTTACAGTCTGCcgaccttggggtagccagtactgttgtcttaagtctgtgagagtatctaataccccaccatgcagagtgttgtatttgtgtatgtgtaacaaaactagtttgcttactatgtggtgatgaggaagcaatattggattttttgcttccagatttATGTCCGCATGCTGTAAGCAGCCTCCGCATCTGATTATGTTATAATTGTTGGTATCTACCCAGAGATCTAGATAATTTTGTAGCTTCTTAGGGACATTGTCaaattctgtcccgaatgtgtctgtctgagctcttttgacccagtaccttagggcactaggaaatttatgcttgattcctattttctttagaaaatcaaacaccacttgggtgacacctattagtttgttcagttcagagtaccgattaggatcgattaccaaagtccgaggtagttctgGGTTCTCAGAGGGAAtaatgacattggtcacaataacttgtggcttttgtttaggccactggtcgctgactagccactgaggtccattgaaccacatctctgcctttgttaattgctgtaaagtcaggcctcggaaGAGAtggtcagctggattctctttggtgGGTACATATCTAAGTTTATACCCTGcagacaactctcgtatttccttaacgtggttactcacgtaaggatttttactattattgtttttaacccactgtagcactgcctcattatctaaccatatcactgtttcttcaaagtggatgttgcttaaggccttgatcagattcTGAGCCAATCTTGttcctagcagtaaggctgttaattccaattgtggcaatgatcgtttctttaacggtgccactctggcctttgatgtgagcaaattggcttgcccatttgagaccaggtaagctactgtgccataagcctttcctgaagCATTACAGaatacatgtagcttaattgtttctttttcatttactgtgttccgagggaacttgacagactctaggatacttaaatctttcactagccCTTGCCACTTTTCTTGTAaggcaggtgttagaagatcatcccagaccaccttttgttgccaacattcctgcattATCAACTTCCCATTTATTAATATTGGACTTATAGTCccaatgggtcgaagggtttgctgacttgtgagagtAGTTTTCTCATTGTTAGGTTGGTGGTATCTGGCTCCAccgacttgattgtcaactgatctgCTGTCGTATCCCATTCGACGCCTATTACTTTTGTCTTCTCGGGTACCTGGTAGTCGGGAAAATCAGTCtcgatcagttgatttaatttggcaTTGTTGGAGACTCATGGCTGGAGAGGCATATTTgatcccattaattctcgattggcctcgtGGTATATGGCTGTTCCTTGGATATTGTCCACATACAAGTTATTGCTAATTTCTGTTTTatttgggctattggacttcttcaagtctgtgtctaaggtagcttgaagcagaaacagAGAAGACGTGGCACCAAACAAAACTGATGCAAATCTgtaagtgattaattcactgtttggatcgttaggatccttgatccataggaacttGGTTTAGTTACGGTCTTCTTCTAGGAGACGTACCCtatggaaagctttactgatgtcTGCCGTGTATGCGTAAGTCCCGATGCGGAACTTTAACAGCACATTGTATAGCTtttgtgtcaggctagggccagtttggAGGCAGTCATTTAAGGAAACACTATTCTGCCTGGTCTTAGCACTGCACTTAAATACAatccgtagtggggtagtagctgaattttttagtacagggtggtgtggcaggtagtgCCATTcttttgggttatcatttgtgacaacttcaataaatttgtcatcgagttGCTTCTtgattatttcatggtacaatttcaaattctcaggatgtctttgtaagtgcaacacctgtgatcttaattgcttttgtgccataaaatggttgacAGGTAGCTGAGGATGatccagcttccatggtaacctgacccagtattgattatctctgtaAATAAttgagtccaggtattgtttgcatgtccagtcatcatctggactaggttgttcaggtacaatgccgagagttgccaggtcccataataTATATgcagggggatcaagctcatcctcggacatgtctTTGAACTgtagtggagactgttctcctagtcaggCAACCATTACTGGATAGGCATGTTGGTGGTCTACAGGTGTGGGTTGCTtcagccgtaatactgggcctgttagcaaaTAGCCACCCACAGATGGTAACAGGTTCATTCCCAGTTTTTCATCCTTTCCTTTGATAAACGTATGGTAGACATCTGaacccataaggattccaatattggagaGGTTGTCTAATGTGATTTTGTCAgccaatttgattcccttttcttccaggaatttggctgttgtcgcttgaccatatacatacaggtctgatgggaatctatctactacaAGAGCTTGTATCGTTCGGACATAACTGCCTAAACGTACTTTAGGTTGAACTACCTTGAAGGCTTGGGCTtctgagttagtcaggaatcctgctatgtctatTCGTGTCTCTTGTACAGGCTTGAGTTTCAAAgcatctaccaactcctttgagataaaaatcatttgggatccttggtcaaataatccacgtatggTGACCTTGGATTTTCAATTTTTAATGATCAATTGAGCAGTGGAtagagctgatttatgatcagaccttgttgacaagacacttatgtcaggtagtatggtacaaagctgtactgaagtggaagttccttcctccacctgtggtttgggagactttgtacttgagtcctcacaaagtgctgtatggtgttgacccttatggcaacTATTACAGGTGCGTATTTGAGTTGCACAGGTGTCGAGATTATGTGACCTTATACACCTGGTCCATTtacgtaactccttgagtcgttttatatGTGTAGCACGATCAGGGAAAGCTTTTCAGTTGTACATGGTATGTTGTTCTTCACAGAACACACATGGCCTGCAGATGTAAACAGCATCTTGGGGAGTCACCGTTTTGGGTGACacattaactgtaggtttggagggacccaCTGCATGTGTACCCACACTGCCTTGTTTCCACTTT
The sequence above is drawn from the Procambarus clarkii isolate CNS0578487 chromosome 49, FALCON_Pclarkii_2.0, whole genome shotgun sequence genome and encodes:
- the LOC138351466 gene encoding uncharacterized protein, translating into MSEDELDPPAYILWDLATLGIVPEQPSPDDDWTCKQYLDSIIYRDNQYWVRLPWKLDHPQLPVNHFMAQKQLRSQVLHLQRHPENLKLYHEIIKKQLDDKFIEVVTNDNPKEWHYLPHHPVLKNSATTPLRIVFKCSAKTRQNSVSLNDCLQTGPSLTQKLYNVLLKFRIGTYAYTADISKAFHRVRLLEEDPTLDTDLKKSNSPNKTEISNNLYVDNIQGTAIYHEANRELMGSNMPLQP